A region from the Pseudomonas sp. P8_229 genome encodes:
- a CDS encoding GlxA family transcriptional regulator, which translates to MNKTIAIVVFPGVQALDVSGPMDVFAEANRFLLPEDHYRLEVIGLERGSMACSNGLNLSAHRHFSEALDAWDLLLVAGGPQLPFMDFGRGFDAWLRDACARARRFGSICNGAFMLARAGLLDGRTVTTHWNDAQALAQLCPSTRVEADRLYVEDGALYTSAGVTAGIDLSLYLLARDHGAEVALSVAKRLVVFTQRSGGQSQFSPFLTPHAEPTSAVAMVQLYVLANLTGDLTIADLANAANMSARNFSRVFAREARVTPAEFVERARVDAARVMLESTTAPLKTVAYQCGFRDAQHMRSVFNRRLGVTPQQFRLNFALML; encoded by the coding sequence ATGAACAAAACCATCGCCATCGTGGTGTTCCCCGGCGTGCAGGCGCTGGATGTCAGCGGGCCGATGGATGTGTTCGCCGAGGCCAACCGGTTTCTGCTGCCTGAGGATCACTATCGGCTGGAGGTGATCGGCCTCGAACGCGGGTCGATGGCTTGTTCCAATGGCCTGAACCTCAGCGCTCACCGGCACTTCAGCGAGGCGCTAGACGCCTGGGACTTGCTGTTGGTGGCGGGTGGGCCGCAGTTGCCATTCATGGATTTCGGTCGCGGGTTCGACGCCTGGCTGCGCGATGCTTGCGCCCGTGCGCGGCGTTTCGGTTCGATCTGCAACGGTGCGTTCATGCTGGCGCGGGCGGGGCTGCTGGACGGACGCACGGTAACCACGCACTGGAACGATGCCCAAGCCCTGGCGCAGTTGTGTCCATCGACCCGGGTCGAGGCCGATCGCTTGTACGTCGAGGACGGCGCGCTCTACACCTCGGCGGGGGTCACGGCAGGGATTGATCTGTCGTTGTACCTGCTGGCCCGCGATCACGGCGCTGAAGTGGCGCTGAGCGTGGCCAAGCGGCTGGTGGTGTTCACGCAGCGTTCGGGCGGGCAGTCGCAGTTCAGCCCGTTCCTCACCCCGCATGCGGAACCGACCTCGGCGGTGGCGATGGTGCAGCTGTATGTGCTGGCCAATCTCACGGGTGACCTGACGATTGCCGATCTGGCGAATGCGGCGAACATGAGCGCGCGTAACTTCTCCCGGGTGTTCGCCCGCGAAGCCCGGGTTACCCCGGCGGAGTTCGTCGAACGGGCGCGGGTGGATGCGGCGCGGGTAATGCTCGAAAGCACCACGGCGCCGCTGAAGACCGTGGCCTATCAGTGTGGGTTTCGCGATGCGCAGCACATGCGCAGTGTGTTCAATCGGCGGCTGGGGGTGACGCCGCAGCAGTTTCGGCTGAATTTTGCGCTGATGCTCTGA
- a CDS encoding HD domain-containing protein — MSTTIAGIKIPDSALARATTEYIRDIESDLLYHHSRRVFLFGALSGERQQLAYNPELLYVGAMFHDVGLVAGYRSDDERFEVDGANAAAAFLKPYGLSDDDIEQVWLSIALHTTPGVPKHLRPTVALVTAGVEMDVLGMDYAAFSTVQREAVVHAHPRGEGFKECIICAFADGLRHRPQTTFGNVKTDVLVDQEPGFKPMNFVEVIRKSPWTA, encoded by the coding sequence ATGAGCACCACCATTGCCGGCATCAAAATCCCTGACAGCGCGTTGGCCCGGGCCACCACCGAGTACATTCGCGACATCGAATCCGACCTGCTCTACCACCACTCGCGTCGGGTGTTTCTGTTCGGTGCATTGAGTGGTGAGCGCCAGCAACTGGCGTACAACCCTGAGTTGCTGTACGTCGGCGCGATGTTCCACGACGTCGGGCTGGTCGCAGGCTATCGCAGTGACGACGAACGTTTTGAAGTGGATGGCGCCAATGCGGCAGCGGCGTTTCTCAAGCCGTACGGGCTGAGTGATGACGACATCGAACAAGTGTGGCTGTCGATTGCCCTGCACACCACACCCGGTGTGCCCAAGCATCTGCGGCCGACCGTGGCACTGGTGACCGCCGGGGTCGAGATGGATGTGCTGGGCATGGATTACGCGGCGTTCAGCACTGTGCAGCGCGAGGCGGTGGTGCATGCGCATCCGCGTGGGGAAGGTTTCAAGGAGTGCATCATCTGCGCGTTTGCCGACGGCTTGCGCCATCGTCCGCAGACGACGTTCGGCAATGTGAAGACCGATGTGCTGGTGGATCAGGAGCCGGGGTTCAAGCCGATGAACTTTGTTGAAGTCATCCGTAAATCCCCGTGGACGGCCTGA